A single window of Salvia splendens isolate huo1 chromosome 6, SspV2, whole genome shotgun sequence DNA harbors:
- the LOC121809121 gene encoding secreted RxLR effector protein 161-like produces MGPCLKTIKAVQTALSENFDMKDLGDVQKILRINIFRNIKECMLVLHQEPYVYKILKKFNMFDAKPASVPLAAHFMLSKDLCPKTKFDIDAMKKIPYANAIGSVMYQMVSTRPDIAYAVSCLSRYMANPGLVHWEALKWLLRYLKHTTKYGLCYSKCDDGVSPTGFVDSNYANDMDKRKSTISYMFTVCRSCISWKSQLQHIVALSTTELEYIAITEAMKEDVWLTGVLSELKFVKSPPTG; encoded by the coding sequence ttttgatatgaaggacCTTGGCGATGTTCAGAAAATATTGAGAATAAATATTTTCAGGAACATAAAGGAATGTATGCTTGTGTTGCATCAGGAACCTTATGTGtacaaaattctgaaaaaatttaacatgtttgATGCTAAACCTGCCTCTGTGCCTTTAGCTGCTCATTTTATGTTGAGTAAAGATTTGTGCCCTAAAACTAAATTTGATattgatgccatgaagaaaatTCCCTATGCAAATGCAATTGGATCAGTAATGTATCAGATGGTAAGTACCAGGcctgatattgcctatgcagtgTCCTGCCTGAGTAGATACATGGCAAATCCTGGTCTTGTTCATTGGGAAGCTTTGAAGTGGCTCCTGAGATATTTGAAACATACTACTAAGTATGGGTTGTGCTATTCTAAATGTGATGATGGTGTGTCACCAACTGGTTTTGTTGACTCTAATTATGCTAATGATATGGATAAGAGGAAGTCCACCATTTCCTATATGTTTACAGTTTGCAGGTCATGTATTAGCTGGAAGTCTCAGCTGCAGCACATAGTGGCCCTGTCCACTACCGAGTTAGAATATATTGCCATTACAGAGGCAATGAAAGAAGATGTGTGGTTAACGGGAGTGCTTTCTGAACTAAAATTTGTGAAGTCTCCTCCTACTGGCTGA
- the LOC121807434 gene encoding 2-oxoglutarate-dependent dioxygenase 19-like produces the protein MASRVAVSDSFKHFEFDTTLKLLSSSSSLNSVPSKFHFTNERSAFPSDSLPIIDFSALVARDNPPQRSKAVHDLATACRDWGFFILVNHSVPESLMEAMFKAVKEFFSLADSEKKQYEAKSASDPIKCGNFNVANTSNQSFTLWRDYLKLYVHPTFHCPHKPQLLRDMVQEYTQITRKLALELIEAVCEALELNQRYVDEILKMESSFQMFATNYYPRCPQPDQAIGLPPHTDPGLFTFLIHNGVAGLQIEHDGKWFNADSPQNSILVNAADQLEIFTNGKCKSVKHRAVVNEEKDRISIVVANGPSGEAVIGPAAALVEKDGRAKYYAMKYEEYVESQLTKSRVDGKSILEQQMIFSTY, from the exons TCAAGAGTTGCAGTTTCAGATTCATTTAAGCACTTCGAATTTGATACCACTCTTAAACTCttgtcatcttcttcttctttgaatTCCGTCCCTTCCAAATTCCACTTCACCAACGAGCGCTCTGCTTTCCCTTCCGACTCCCTCCCTATCATCGATTTCTCAGCCCTCGTCGCTAGAGATAATCCTCCTCAACGCTCCAAGGCTGTCCACGATCTCGCCACAGCATGTCGGGATTGGGGTTTCTTCATC CTTGTGAATCACAGTGTGCCCGAGAGCTTGATGGAAGCAATGTTTAAAGCAGTGAAAGAGTTCTTCAGTTTGGCTGATTCGGAGAAGAAGCAGTACGAAGCCAAGAGTGCTTCAGATCCCATCAAATGTGGGAATTTCAACGTTGCCAACACTTCAAACCAGAGCTTCACTTTATGGAGAGATTATCTTAAGCTCTATGTGCATCCCACCTTCCACTGCCCCCACAAACCCCAACTCTTGAG GGATATGGTGCAGGAATACACCCAAATAACAAGGAAATTAGCATTAGAGCTAATCGAAGCAGTATGTGAAGCCCTAGAATTGAATCAACGTTACGTGGATGAAATATTGAAAATGGAATCGAGTTTTCAAATGTTTGCGACAAATTACTATCCACGTTGTCCTCAGCCGGATCAAGCCATCGGCCTTCCGCCGCATACAGATCCAGGTCTCTTCACGTTTCTCATACACAATGGTGTCGCCGGTCTCCAAATCGAGCACGACGGCAAGTGGTTCAATGCCGACTCTCCTCAGAATTCTATTTTGGTCAATGCAGCTGACCAACTTGAG ATATTCACCAACGGAAAGTGTAAGAGCGTGAAACACAGAGCAGTGGTGAATGAGGAGAAAGATAGAATCTCGATCGTGGTGGCGAATGGTCCCTCAGGGGAGGCGGTGATCGGACCGGCGGCGGCGCTGGTGGAGAAAGATGGGCGAGCAAAGTATTATGCAATGAAGTATGAAGAGTATGTGGAGTCGCAACTCACCAAATCACGCGTCGATGGGAAATCCATTTTGGAACAGCAAATGATATTCTCTACCTATTAA